One window of the Nicotiana tabacum cultivar K326 chromosome 4, ASM71507v2, whole genome shotgun sequence genome contains the following:
- the LOC107759859 gene encoding formin-like protein 4: MNAPGPPLTHSSQNQVVLKAVIAAVVTTLIIAGILFYFFYRYYIARQRKRNKLNSSFRREVSGSALHQEFQQSGALKGLIVDENGLDVIYLRKFEGRQLGSCFSKVWVNYIDGEEEKRTDSRREKPVSRDQIQEIPLLQNASNVDGYEKEADTAQQTINSLPAASRSSQHPYPQFPSSSLQFPQKEITPQSVIPSQPAVLSSQNPPQPPRPPPPPPPLPMKRIIKAPTPPNAAKIKPSPPPLPKGNGLHSSLKPPVAPREKASSQEKTEAPTDEKSKDDGEVQIKLRPLHWDKVIANTDHSMVWDEINNGSFRFEDDLMEVLFGYNITSQKTPEGNNTTTSSGTSKLARPAQIFILDPRKSQNTAIVLKSLSISREEIVDALLEGQGLSVDTLEKLTKICPTEEETLKILQFDGDPRKLADAESFLHHMLKAVPSAFKRFNAMLFRSSYDSEILILKENLQTVEQGCKELRTCRIFLRLLEAILKAGNRMNAGTARGNAKGFNLGALQKLSYVKSNDGKTTLLHFVVEQVIHSEGKRRLINKGSKVDNEDFDRKTEKLEKDTEHLILGLPVLQGLSFEFSNVKKAATMDYDSFINTCSTLTMRINDVRQLIKCCGNAERDRFVKVTKGFLEECEEELKVIREEQTRVMELVKRTTEYYQAGSSKDKGTQALQLFAIVKDFLDMVDKVCIDITKKVQKKNASSVESPPPQSTIPRTPVRFHNLRTYFTPEILSSESENEF, from the exons ATGAATGCACCAGGGCCACCTCTAACACATTCATCTCAGAATCAGGTAGTTCTGAAGGCTGTTATAGCTGCAGTTGTAACTACTTTGATAATTGCTGGCAtactcttttatttcttttatagaTACTATATAGCTCGTCAACGGAAGAGAAACAAATTGAACTCTAGTTTTCGTCGAGAAGTTTCTGGTTCTGCGCTTCATCAAGAATTCCAGCAAAGTGGAGCTTTAAAAGGGCTCATAGTAGATGAAAATGGCCTTGATGTTATATATTTGAGAAAATTTGAGGGTAGACAGCTCGGAAGTTGCTTTTCTAAGGTTTGGGTGAATTACATAGATGGGGAGGAAGAGAAGAGGACGGATAGCCGACGAGAGAAACCAGTTTCAAGGGATCAAATCCAAGAAATTCCATTACTGCAAAATGCAAGCAATGTAGATGGCTATGAGAAAGAGGCAGATACTGCACAACAAACAATCAACTCACTCCCTGCAGCAAGCAGATCTTCACAACATCCATATCCTCAATTTCCATCATCCTCATTACAGTTTCCACAGAAGGAAATCACTCCTCAATCAGTGATACCCTCTCAACCAGCAGTTCTCTCGAGTCAAAATCCACCTCAGCCACCAAGACCTCCACCACCTCCGCCTCCCCTTCCaatgaaaagaattatcaaaGCACCAACACCACCTAATGCAGCGAAAATAAAACCTTCTCCACCACCCCTACCAAAGGGGAACGGGTTGCATTCATCATTAAAACCACCTGTTGCACCAAGAGAGAAAGCGAGCAGCCAAGAGAAAACAGAAGCTCCAACTGATGAGAAGTCAAAGGATGATGGTGAAGTTCAAATTAAACTGAGGCCACTGCACTGGGATAAAGTCATTGCTAATACTGATCACTCCATGGTCTGGGATGAAATCAACAACGGTTCTTTCCG TTTTGAAGATGACCTTATGGAAGTTCTCTTTGGATACAATATCACTTCCCAGAAAACCCCTGAAGGAAATAACACGACCACAAGCTCAGGCACTTCTAAGTTAGCTCGACCAGCGCAGATCTTTATTCTCGATCCTAGGAAGTCACAGAACACAGCAATTGTACTCAAGTCTCTTTCAATCTCTCGCGAAGAAATAGTTGATGCCCTCTTGGAGGGTCAAGGACTCAGTGTTGATACCCTTGAAAAACTAACCAAGATTTGCCCAACTGAAGAAGAAACATTAAAAATCCTCCAATTTGATGGTGACCCAAGAAAACTTGCTGATGCCGAGTCTTTTCTCCACCACATGCTGAAAGCTGTTCCTTCTGCTTTTAAGCGTTTCAATGCTATGCTTTTCAGATCAAGCTATGATTCAGAAATTCTAATCCTCAAGGAGAATTTGCAAACAGTTGAGCAGGGTTGTAAAGAATTGAGAACATGTAGAATTTTCTTAAGACTTCTGGAAGCCATTCTTAAGGCTGGCAATCGGATGAATGCAGGAACGGCTAGAGGAAATGCTAAGGGATTCAACCTTGGTGCATTACAAAAACTATCATATGTAAAAAGCAACGATGGAAAGACTACTCTGCTTCATTTTGTAGTTGAACAAGTCATCCATTCTGAAGGTAAACGTCGCCTTATCAATAAAGGTAGCAAGGTTGACAATGAAGATTTTGATAGAAAGACGGAAAAACTAGAAAAAGATACAGAGCACCTAATACTAGGTTTGCCAGTTTTGCAAGGATTAAGTTTCGAATTCTCTAATGTAAAGAAAGCAGCTACCATGGACTACGATAGTTTCATCAATACATGTTCCACTCTTACAATGAGGATAAATGATGTTCGCCAGCTCATAAAGTGCTGTGGAAATGCTGAAAGAGATCGATTTGTAAAAGTGACTAAAGGGTTTCTGGAGGAATGTGAAGAGGAACTCAAGGTGATCAGAGAAGAACAAACAAGAGTCATGGAACTTGTGAAGAGAACGACAGAGTATTACCAAGCAGGATCTTCAAAGGACAAAGGCACACAAGCACTTCAGTTGTTTGCCATTGTGAAAGActttctcgacatggttgataaAGTGTGTATAGATATCACAAAGAAAGTACAGAAGAAGAACGCATCAAGCGTAGAGTCACCACCACCCCAATCAACAATACCAAGAACTCCTGTGAGGTTCCATAACTTGAGGACATACTTTACACCAGAAATATTGAGTAGTGAATCTGAGAATGAGTTCTGA
- the LOC107759855 gene encoding pentatricopeptide repeat-containing protein ELI1, chloroplastic-like — MYVATSMLNAYAGTSFDCAYKLFDEIPVRNTVTSNSVISCFSRSGDVKGTRKMFDQMPLRDLASWSAMIAGYMNNGHWEEGAALFQEMVIFEQLKLDQVTIGPILAGCSEICSIGLLLGKSVHGFVVKNHLELNVELGTCLVDMYAKCGFMNFASLVFDMMKDRNVVTWTALICGAAKHGFGTESLKIFKKMRQGGVLPNEFTFTGVLCASVQAGLVNEGRGYFKMTKECGLRPTIQHCGCMVELFGKAGLLGEAYEVINTMSPEPIIVIWGSFLSSCKLHKQFEMAERVIEMVINVVRPENDGGVYTLISDLYVLGDKWAEAERVRQLMLHQHVRKARGCSFIRNNTT, encoded by the coding sequence ATGTATGTCGCCACCTCTATGCTTAATGCGTATGCTGGAACCTCGTTTGACTGTGCATACAAGCTGTTCGATGAAATTCCCGTGAGAAATACTGTCACGTCGAACTCGGTGATATCTTGCTTTTCTCGTTCCGGAGATGTTAAAGGAACGAGAAAGATGTTCGATCAGATGCCTTTGAGAGACCTAGCTTCGTGGTCGGCAATGATTGCTGGATACATGAACAATGGGCATTGGGAGGAAGGTGCGGCGCTCTTCCAAGAAATGGTTATTTTTGAACAACTAAAGCTTGATCAAGTGACCATTGGGCCAATATTGGCGGGCTGTTCTGAAATTTGTTCAATTGGTTTGCTCCTTGGGAAATCAGTGCATGGTTTTGTCGTGAAGAATCACTTGGAACTAAATGTGGAGCTTGGTACTTGTTTAGTAGACATGTATGCTAAATGTGGATTCATGAATTTTGCTTCTCTGGTTTTCGATATGATGAAAGATAGAAATGTTGTTACTTGGACTGCTTTAATTTGTGGAGCAGCAAAACATGGTTTTGGAACTGAATCGTTGAAGATATTCAAGAAAATGAGACAAGGGGGTGTGCTACCTAATGAGTTTACGTTCACTGGGGTACTTTGTGCTTCTGTACAAGCAGGGCTGGTCAATGAAGGTCGTGGATATTTCAAAATGACCAAAGAGTGTGGACTGAGACCAACAATTCAGCATTGTGGCTGCATGGTTGAGTTATTTGGGAAGGCTGGGTTGTTAGGGGAAGCATATGAAGTTATCAATACTATGTCACCCGAGCCTATCATAGTTATTTGGGGTTCCTTTTTGTCATCTTGCAAGTTGCATAAACAGTTTGAGATGGCAGAGCGAGTGATTGAGATGGTCATTAATGTGGTGAGGCCAGAGAATGATGGAGGGGTTTATACCCTTATCTCAGACTTGTATGTTCTGGGTGATAAATGGGCGGAAGCCGAGAGGGTGAGGCAGTTGATGCTCCATCAACATGTGCGGAAAGCTAGAGGATGTagttttataagaaataataCAACATGA